CCCATCATCTCCAAGATAATAAAACAAATATATTTTTGGAGTAGACAGGAAcccgatagtgcggcactccctcagcactgaccccccgacagtgcggcactccctcagcactgacccccgacagtgcggcactccctcagcactgaccccccgacagtgcggcactccctcagcactgacccccgacagtgcggcactccctcagcactgatcctctgacagtgcggcactccctcagcactgaccctctgacagtgcagcactccctcagtactgaccctctgacagtgcggcactccctcagcactgaccctctgacagtgcggcactccctcaatactgaccctctgacagtgcgacactccctcagtactgaccctctgacagtgcgacactccctcagtactgatcctctgacagtgcgacactccctcagcactgaccctctgacagtgcggcactccctcagcactgaccctctgacagtgcggcactccctcaatactgaccctctgacagtgcggcactccctcagggctAATAGTCAAAATCTGTAGTAACtgaaatgctgggaatactcagcaggtcgggcagtatTTGTTGGAGAGAAACAGCTTTGATGACCTTTCATTGCGCCTGAAGGTGAGCATTGGGCGGAATGTTCCGCACGTCCCGCAATGTGTTTCGCCGCAGCGAAGACAGCCCGCTTGGTCAGGAATAGGACCTTCTGGTCCCGCCCTTGTCGACGGGGATCTCCATTGCTCGCACCCTCTGCCATCAGGAACCCTGCAGTGGGTGTtcgccattgggggggggggtggggccgggTGGGGAGAGGGATGCCCAGAAGTTCCCGCCAGCAGTAATGGCCAGTAAACTCTGGccactatttctctctctccatacgCTGCCTAACCTGTTGAGTATTGCCAGCATTTGTTATGGTATTAGGACAGGCATCAcagtggtggcactgctgcctcacagcgccagggacccggggcagcacagtggttagcactgctacctcacagcgccagggacccggatttgattcccggcttgggtcactgtgtggagtctgcacggtctccccgtgtctgcgtgggtttcctccgggtgctccggtttcctcccacactccaaagatgtgtaggttaggtggattggctatgctaaattgcttcttagtgtcccaagatgcataggttaggggattagcggggtaaatgcatgggtaagatgttctttaacagagttggtgcaaactcaatgggccaaatggtctccttctgcactgtcgggattcgagaTGACCAAAAGATTGGTCAAAGGGATTTGCATTAAGAAATATCTTAAAAGGCAGCATCCTcaaacttctgactcagaggcaagtggGCTGCCAACTGAGACATGGGTTCCCTCTCCCCATGTCAAAGGATTGGCACTACAgctgctggggggcggggggggggggggaagatctgGACTGATCGGGGTTCCACTCCTGCATCATTCAACTGACTATTCGCAGAACACGTCAAACACAAGAAACAGATGTGAAGAATCGTTTCCTTCTGCCCACTGCACAGAGAGAACTAAAATGGAAGAATTCATCTGAACTGACAGGGAGGAGGGGTAAAAAGAAGAGTGGAGAAattataaatatttatttttaattttactaAAGATTGATCTGAACAAAGTTAAGTGCCTGATATTGATAACAGCATTACACTTGGAAAGGCATCTTTGCTTGATAAATTACATAGTTTACAGGTTTCCATCAATCAATACATTTGTCAAAGCATCCACCAAGTACATTGTAGTTTCAGAGACATTGAGATATCCAAAATTAAGCAGCATGTTCTGCTGTTGTGAGTCAACATGTTACTAtgcagacacaggagcagaagttCCAACGATATTGCTATTTCCTGTAATGGGACCATTAAGGTCAACCTGAATTTAACAAACATGAGACTGCGTCAATGTGGCAGTGAGTGTAGTGGGGTGGATACACACAAGAGTTTGTGAAAGATTTTGACAAATGCAGCAACATACAACAACTGGACGATTGAGTGGAAAACACCAACATCTTTCTGCCCAAACGGCAGACTTGCCAAGACTCTGAATGCAGCGCTGACATCATTAATGTGCCATCTTCTGACACAATTCATAAAACAATCTGATTGGTCCTATCATTTCTCCAATTCTGTTCTTTACATTTGACAATCACAACAGAAAATAAACTTTGTACAACTGAGCATGTGTCAAATATCAGATATTCTAGTTTCTTTTTAAATTAGTTCCTTTTACAAATTAGAAAATGTTACTTTGCGAAATATTACATTCGTTACATAACCCTAATAGAAAAAGCAATTTCCACTGATGCCAACTGCTGTGAACAACAGTCCGGTTTAGCAGATTAATCTGAAAGATATCGAATCAATATATTCCCAGAAAATATCTTTCAATTTAAGAGTTTTAAGATGAGCAGTATGGATTATAttactttctttttttaaaaacaattctttAATTTATTGGTCAGAATGTCTACAATTTCATAGCTTATTAAGTTTCTAGATTGGAAGCGATGAATTTCAAGAAATACACCTTTCATTTACAGAAACAATCTAAATATCTGCTACATTCAGTTGCTAACATTCTAATGGTTAATAATTGATTAAGACTAAAAGGCATGATGTATATAAATAATATCTAGTGTCATATAACACAAACCACACCGTTCATGTTACACTCTACaaaaactatttacaatctagacAATGCCCTAACAATTTGTCctttatttaaaatatatatttgttaattATTTGTGCTGtcatttcagtgcagtaacacATCCTAGAGTGCATGGTGTGAACACAACTTACTTTATTCACTGCTCTTtgctttccccaccccccccaccctccccattgtGGAGATGTTCCAGACACGTTAACCTGCTAGAACTAATCATCGTGACAATTTCAAAACCGTTGCTAATTGGATTTTAATATCCACCATAAgctacccctcctccccctctccacccccctccccccacccaccacccaattGCTCCCTAAAATGGCCAATTCCCCGAATCAGTTTCATTGCCCAAAGCCAAACAACAGTCCCATTCTTCCTTTCAGACAGAGGACAATGGAGTCTGGCACTGAGGCAGTTCAGACCCAGCTGGTACTGCCACGCATGTGTGATGGTGAGTCTTTGACCCATCAGAAAGGTCACAGTTCCTCCTGACAATCCAAAATACACTTAACCAAGTTTGGTCAGCTGTAAATCACCAAATATTTTTATCACATTAATTGCTGATAAATCCAGGACTCGGTGGTGAAAATCAAAAAGCTGGTGGCCATCGATGAATATGCGAAACCGTTGATATTCACAGTGTATCTCaagctgtaaatcaggagaggAAATCAGTTGTCTTTGGGGAAAATGTGATCAAAACAACTTTTAAAATACATCACATTTACTCAGATTAAACAGATAAAGCTAAGAGCTGCGACCCAGaacttcacaggaacaggagacagTCATTTTTCTGCATCAAGTTACTCTGCAGCTCTGTGAGCTGACCCAGCTCCACTTCTCCAGATCCTTTCATCGCTTCAGATAACACAAAGCGCAGATTTAAACGTTATAACTGACCTTctcagaagagagttccaaacttccacTGCCCTTGGTGTGTAGAAACAATTTTCTAACCTCACTCCTGTGGGGTCTAGCTCTTCATCATTTTAATCCAGTTCACCCTCTGCAGCAATAGCAACTGTAAATTCCCTCATCGGAACGATGCTTGGGAGCAATAACTAGAATGGGACTAGGCCATACAGACTAGGAACATGCCAGTCTGACCTGTCTAGTCTATGATCAAGCTCCTGTTTGCAATCAGTGATCCATACTGGATCGTTCAGATACGTGGATGCAGAGTGAGAAAATCAGACACAGCCGTGATGCCTTCCACAGTTGAATGGTTGATCAATACCGACTACCTCGACTAATATGAACAATAATCATGTGGACGAGGCTCCAGAGAGCTGCCAATACAGAAGGTGTCTAAACCCTTAAGGAGCAGAAGCACGGAAAGGTGCAAAAAGGCAAGAATTTCTTCCAGGCCAATGAATTGTGATGAGTTTTTCCTTTCCCCAAATACAACGGCTTTCTATATTCTGTACTCAAAAGGTCAAATAACATGTCCTATTCTGTCCTTAAACTGTAAACCACCCGCATTCTTAACAGTCATTTAGAATCCCAAAACAAAAACATATTTGATCAGTGTCTTTTCAAATTACTGTTTCTTTTTTCATTTACTCTATTGCAAAGGCAGCCAGAATAAATCACCAGCTCTGCATTGGCAGCACTGGAGCATTTCAGATTGTGAATTCACGCTAAGTGGTGGCGACGGGGCTTAAGGGCCACGTCATACCAACCCTCTGGTACTAACTGAGCAGCAAGGATTTGACATTATGTGGGCTTTGTAAATACTtggagaggaactgacactcagtGAAGTTAGTTTGGATTCCTGTTACATAGCCCATATATTTAAATGTTATACAGTAACTTTGTTCTTAATTATTAACAAACCCAGTGCATGTCTCACGAGTTTCCAAGTCTCATCTAGCCGAGAATgaataaagatttttaaaaattcaaatgttgCCCTGAAATGGATTcattaactttacttttactctataataaagtttatttattcgtgtcacaagtcggctcacattaatactacaatgaagttactatgaaaatcccctagtcgccacactctggcgcctgttcgggtacactgagggagaatttagcacggctaatgcaccctaaccagcacatctttcagactgggaggaaaccggagcaaacccacgcagacacggggagaacgtgcaaactccgcacagacagtgacccaagccaggaatcgaacccgggtccctggcgctgtgaagcagcagtgctaaccaccgtgcaggAGGAAGGTCTGAAGAATATAACATCTAAGCTATGTTGCTTGCAGTGTTACTGCGAGCTTTTCTCCAGTTTCAATAATCCACTATTACAGGACTTCTCAGAGATGGTCATTCACTTGTGTAGGATTATCATCGCTATATCCTTGTACAATGGGCCCATATTTGAACTCTGAGTGGCTGGATTATGAATGGGTTAAATATTGAGTATTCACTCCCAGCTCTTCTCCACCACTCACTCCATCTTCACTGGAGTCCAAAAGAATGAGTCCACAAAATAACATCACTCTCTCATATTGCTAACTTCCTCACACAGTTGCTGACCGTGTAATGCAAATGTGGAGTCAGGGTGCAGTGAAGGAGACAGGGAAAGTTTTACATAGAATCAGACAGCacaaaaataggccatttggcccattaagtctgtgctggttctttgaaagactatccaatgaatcccacttcCCTTGCTCTTTTCCCACAGTTCTGAAggatttatccaattttctttccatggaGTCTATTCCATCATCCTCTCAGGTCACAACAACTCGGTGCAAACCTTTGCTCGTGTCACCTCTGGGCTCTTTGGAAAATATTCCTGTATTATCCACTGGGGAAATTGGGTCTTGATTGATCTACCTCCAGAAATCTTTCATTACCACTAACACACGCAGTAAAACTCATTGCGAAATTAGTTTGAGATCAGTTCACAATGGAGTGCTCTCTCAAAATCAGCAAGTGAGATTGTGGCCCCCATTAGGCTGGAATCCACTAGATCTGATAATAGAAAGATTTCAGCGCATTGTTGGTCGAATTACACTCACCTTTCACAATGATGTGTCTGAAAGATTAACCATACCTGTCTAAAGGTAATATCattcacattttaaaaagcaaGACCTGTTATAGTTTAACTTAACTGCATCAAATAAAACAACACCAATCATTGCAGTTATATCCTGGAATTATTACAATTGATCAATATTCTTTAACCCTTTCAGAACCTTTAAACTCTGGGCAAAGACATTTCCCATGAATTCACTATTAGATTTGATGATTTTTTTTATACTTATGGACCTGGCTTTAGTCTcctccaccagtggaaacattctctttgcagcctatcaaatcctttcatcATTCTGAATATCCCCATCTGCTGATTCCTCAGTCGTAAAGAGTGCCAGCTTCATTAATCTTTCCCCATTAGTAATAACCAAGCTGGATTCTCcaactcgcccgtggctgggattctccagtcccgctgccgtgaatggggatttggccgagcgccaaaattctccattcttgctggcagtggtaccAGGGtgaacaagatcggagaattccagccaatctctctgttctccccctcctccacataAATCCTCTGCATTTTCTCCACTACCGCTATACTCAAATTCACAACATGGAGACCAGAACCGTGCGGGGCCCCGATGTGCTCCAAGCAGTCACTTACCCGGAACGGCTGGTCTGGGATGAAGGGGAAATAGGGAATGGATGTTTCCTCCTCTCCCCATTCTCCGGAAACAAAAGCATTCCTGACAAACTGATCGGGAAATTTCGCCTGCAGCTCCACAGCAACATCAGCCGGTGATACATCCGAGGCCCCACAGCAGAGACTGATCTCAAAGCTGCAGCAAAAGGGAGCAAGAAATTAAACTTCAGACACAAAAAAAGTTGTTTAACCTACCAAAGGTTCTAAATGAAGCGACTGTCTGCATCGACAGCAACAAcgacatttgtatagcacctttagcaTAGTAAGGAGCATTAACAAACAAAATGTAAATCGAGACATGCACAGGTATTACATCAGGAGAAAAATCAAGATGAAGGAACATCTTacaggagagagaggtggagaaagGGAACTGCAGACAGCCGCGATACAGCCACAAGCAGAGCGATATCAACATCAACTTACACCTCTATCGCACCTTTGAAGTAATAAAATTTCCTTTGGTGCTTCAGGGAACATTAACAAAACATGCCAAAGGGTTAAAGGACtctaaacgttaactctgtttctctcctgatagatgctgccagacctgcggagTTTTTCCAGTGTCTCAGTTTTTGTTTAAGATTTCACCACTCTCGGTATTTTGCTCACTGACAGAGCCAGTGAAATGTTTCATAACAAACATTTAAAACTAAACcccgaaataaaagcaaaatactgcagattctggagacCGGAAATAAAACAAAGTGCGGGACAAACTCAGCAAGtgggacagcatctgtggagagagaaacagagttaaagtttcgagtctgtatgactcttcttcacagGTCAGGATTAGGATAGTGTGGATATCTTAGAAAACTATCGGGAGGTTACAaagatcattgaatccctacagtgcagaaggaggtcattcggcccatcgagcctgcaccgaccacaatcccacccaggctctatccccacaaccacatgcatttaccctatccagccctccggactctaaggggcaatttagcatggccaatccacctaacctgcacatctttggactgtgggaggaaagcagagcatctgaaggaaactcacgcagacatggggagaacgtgcaaactccacacagacagtgattcaagccaggaatcgaacccagtccctggcgctgtgaggcagcggagctaaccactgtaccaccccgctAGGGAGGGGATTAGACCATGGCGGCGTCATAGGAAACGAGCAAATTACACAAATGTTTCAACCTCTGATGGACTAAAAAGTGTGTTTAAAAACACATTGAAGAAACAAGTTAATGTGGCCCTCAATATCTCTGCCTTGACTCAGTTTGTGGACTGGCTGTAACTAATGTAACAACCACACTTATCAGGACTGTCCAAAGAAAAGGTCAAAACTGGAATATTTCCCAACCACAAAAGCTGTTCACGTTTTTGTCCACTCGCATAAATTCAAGAGCAGAATAATTTCTGAAGACAATTCCTTTCCCGGCTGCATACGAGATATTTCTCAAATGTCTATGAGATCAGTCTCAAAATGCCTTAAATTTAAGTGAGTTCAAACAAACTaaatttttaagtttaaattctaagtttatttctcagtgtcacaagtaggcttacattaacactgcaatgaagttactgtgaaaatcccccagtcgcctcactccggcacctgttcgggtacactgagggagaatttagcacggccaatgcacctaaccagcatgtctttcagactgtgggaggaaacccacgcagacacggggagaatgtgcagactctgcacaagccgggaatcgaacccgggaccctggc
The DNA window shown above is from Mustelus asterias chromosome 15, sMusAst1.hap1.1, whole genome shotgun sequence and carries:
- the LOC144504710 gene encoding galectin-related protein-like, which translates into the protein MRPGKKIIVMGIVDPNPTGFEISLCCGASDVSPADVAVELQAKFPDQFVRNAFVSGEWGEEETSIPYFPFIPDQPFRLEIHCEYQRFRIFIDGHQLFDFHHRVLDLSAINVIKIFGDLQLTKLG